Below is a genomic region from Helianthus annuus cultivar XRQ/B chromosome 2, HanXRQr2.0-SUNRISE, whole genome shotgun sequence.
ATTagtgtggtatttataggagaaggtTTAGGTTAGGTTGTGGTTGAGTAATTAatgttaaaacatgatttaaaACTCAAAAACTCACCAAAAACCCGCCCAAAACGAGTCTGTCCGCGCTGGGCTGTGAATCAGGTCATTTTAACGAGTTGATATATATTTTACTGGGCTGATATTGTTCAATGAGGAGTCCCAGCTCAGCTGGTTAATGCGCGTGTGTGTGAGGGTACAtacccgggttcgagtcctggGGTCTGCATCTATTTTTTTTGAATTAATTTCTTTTAGTTTCCCACATGAAACTTTCAGGAAATACATAAACAACCCCTGTAGTTTAAAGTTTCGGTTAATTACTCAAAAAATCCCTAGACTTTAATTAAAACTAATGTTGGGTTATTTTGTTTAGTAAGAAAACTAACTTTATGAaacaaactaactaggttagtttactaactttaaaatctaacgagtctaactagattattataaaaataaactttttttttttaaattgtaaaattaattaatttaattaactaAACAATTTATAAATAACCATATTTATAAGGATAAAAGATTTTTAACGATTAACTTCATGAAACTTTCGAGTTTCATTATTTTACGAGTTTCAACTTGTTTAACGAGCATTAAGCGAAATAACGAATCGGGAGTCTATGATAATATATCGTTCAAACGTGAACATTGCACATAAGTCTAACACAAACATGAATAAAATAGCTTCGTTTTCATAATAGTCTCGAATTACTAATGAAACGAAAGTAGATTACAAAGAGAGTACAAgtgtctaaatatggaaagtacaacATGACTTGCTAAAACAAGAAGGGTTcgaaaatgcggagcgttacagttTCTCAAACATTAAGTATGTTTTCTGaggttattaaagataaaggacataatttgatatattagacatacataaaggacgaactttgaaatttactctAATGTTTATTATCGTATTTTTTTTCTCAAAcactataaaaaaatataatctcCCGCTATAAAGAAAATGATATTAAATCTATTTTGGCTATGATAATGTTTATTATCGTTTCACTATAAAAGTATAATCTCCCAGACAGTGATATTTTggcttttgtatttttttttcgtAGTTGATAGTTTGATGCTATGGTTTATTTGTTCTTTTACTTATTACAAGGTAATAGACGGTTATATATATTGCCTTACCAAGCAAGACACcccaaaaacatttttaaatgagtgtagtttaaataaataaatttaacatttttattgGAAGAGGAAATTCTCAATTCTCAATTCTCAATTCTCAATTATAGAAAGAGTGACTAAAGTAGGAACAGGAATATAGGATACTAAGAGCATCATCAATAGccatttttttgttgtttttagaGGATGATGTGGCATTTATATCAATTTTTACTACTGTGGGTTGTGTTTGTGAGTTCCATTTTTTTTATCATGCGTTCTTCTTCACATACaagaaaaaatggaagaaaatggCAGTGGATGAGACCAAATGGGATTGGgtgtctttctctctctatatatacacatatatataaataggtaatttatatataaattaaagACAAGGTCGGTGACCATTGTCTTTATATCTCCATAAAAAGACAAAACAAGTTATCACACCTTTTTACATTTTGACTTTCTTTTCTTTAAAgttttgaagtttttgaattttttttttacatttttatttcttttctttaaaGTTTTTAACCAACAAAAAAGACCCTTATACTTTCAAGTTTTTTCCATTTTACACCCTTAATTTTTTGACATGAAATACTATTAACCTCTATCTTTAAGTAAGTTGCACATTCACTTCTATCTTTCAGTAATTGACAACTTTAACCTTCTTAAttttttctacttaataacttgacACCTCCTTTGATTTAAATgacttttacgactttacaccgTAACGCGGACAAATCATTATACTTTTTTTTATCTATGTTCTACTTATTTTGTGTACGTTTGTAAACTGTATTTGAAagcaagtcgggtcaaatatactaCATTTTCATTCGAtggcgatgtaatttttttaagtaaagagtcgggtcaaatatacagTATAAATACGAGTTACTTTAACTTTAGACGCCGCCGTAACGCGCGGCGGGTCAAAATCCTAGTTAAAATTAAATGTAAAAGGTGGTGATGATGTGGCAatgtttttaagtgttttttgTGTTTTCTTATTGGGtgggtttttgatgtttttgaaggGTGAGTGTTTTTCTGATGTGTCAGCTGATtgaacacatttttaggtgtttttaatAGTTCTTATTGTGGATGCTCTAAGGCCGAATATGAACCGAATATCGGTAATTAAGTCACGTATCtgattatataattatattacCATGtggggtaaggttattgtaaaaaagaccaaaagtgtgagaaatgtaagaaagaatcactactagaaaatacacTCTTCTTGACACGAGAACAATGACACGCACATATATTATGACATTCAAAAGCGTATGTATCTATGACATTCTTTTTTGTGTGTCATTGGATTCATCTTGACATGCAAACAATGACACACGCTCATTTTATGACATTCGAAAGTGcctgtcaagaaaaaaatgtcatgATTTTACAAAATTCAATATATTTATGACACACTTTTTTGTGTGTCGTTCTTTTAGCGTCATAAAAAAACAAGATCTATCTTGACATGCAAATAATGACACACGCTTACTTATGACATTTAAATGcttgtcaagaaaaaaatgtcatgattgtacaaaatttaataaaattaTGAAACTGTTTTTATGTGTCATCTTTTTAGCGTCataaaaaaacattatataaacatAAGGGTTAATTTCCTATAGCAGTTATTGTTTATGTAATATGGACATCATGGTTAATTTACAATAGCAAATCATGGGAAAAACTTGAAAACTGTTAAAGAGAAAAAAATTGTATGGACTTATGAAAAGTGATATATatctaatatattaattaaaaattatattaaCAATGTCTCGTTTAGGCTCATGGGCTGCGTTGTGTTCGGGCTAGTTTACTTAACGATCTTGTTTTTAGGTTCAAGCTCGTTACAATTAGGCTCAACATAGTTTTTTTGGGATATGGCCATGTCGTTTGGTGTTGGTTTTGGAAGGTACCCTATCGACGAGGCGATGTTCTCGTCGGTCTCTCATGATTTCCCATCCCACCCGCATCTTCCTATATCCAATTTTTTACTCTAATAGTTATGATGACTCTTAATGAACTTGTCACACGCTATATTAGTAATAACGTCAAACTTGATCGACCAATTTTTTTGCACATATACATGTACGTACATACATGTTTTTAGCTGGTGTCCTAAAATAGCTTAGAAAAATACTACACTTTATTAAAAATACCTCATTTTTTTTAGTTAGACTAATCTTTTTTTAGCTGGAAAAAACGATTTTCTTGGGCTCCATTTAAAATCGTCAAAATGGTAATATTTTAGGTGATTAACTGGTTTGCAAATACCAAAAGCACTATTTTGGGCGTTGTAGGTTATGACCAACCCAGAACACAGTTTTCAACCGTCCAAACTCTTGTGTTTTTTAATAGTAAAATGAGCTAGCTTAGATAGCTTAAACAAAGACAAAGCTCGGCTAGAGTTCGACTCCCAGCTTAAAATAGTacgtatattatatatatatatatatatagataaaggatcctgtaaaaaaggcatAAATTGTGAGAAAGGTGAGAAAGAATCTCAGCTATTAGATCATTCCATATCAATTATATTAGATCAGGGTTATATTAGTAATTGTACAAACAAACCTAGTTAATGTTCAAATCTTTAACCGATTTTTATGAGTTTTTTTAGGGAATTCGATTTTTGAAACTTTTATCAGATCATCTAAATCTTTAAATCATATCGATCTCTTAATCAGTATAAATTCGCTTTCAATTTCTTATTTTTTGATCACGCATACAGTTTGAATTACGCATATAATCGTTAATCTGATTCATACTTTCTTGCTTCATGGAGAACGACGATCAAGGTATTTATTCATCTTTTATTCGTAGCTTATTCAATTACAATCATCTGTTTAATTGTAGTTGTCAAATTTTCAatcatctgtttttttttttattggaaCTCTCATGAACACACCAGTTATAACGCTGTATGTTGTGTTTTTTTATACGTGCATGGTGTTTTTATGTATGTTATCGAAGTTGAAGCTGGTATGTGTTATTTATTTAGGTTGATGTtgagtcatggtgttttatttcAATGGATGTTCCTTACAGGGGTTTTATAAGTTCATGGTGTGTTTTCAAATAAATAGAGGCTGGTTGCTATAACAGTTGTTTGTGATGTTATTTTAAACACATTATGTTGTGTTGTGGTTTTCACTGTAGAAACATCTAGTTGATGATCAGTAATCGTGTTTATATATAAGCCAGGGTGTTGTTTTATTCGTATGGTGTTCTTATGTATGTTATCGAAGTTGAAGCTGTTTCTATATAAGCCAGGGTGTTTTTTTATTCGTGTTGTGTTATTTTAGGTTGATGATGAGTCATGATGAGTAATGGTGTTTTTATATAAGATAGGGTGTTTGTTATACGTACATGGTGTTTTTTCGTATTAGTAGAGGGTGTTTTTTCATAACAGTGTTTATGTGGTGTTATTTCATACGTATTTTTTTGTATTGTTTTTTTACTGTAGAATTATTtttgcaagatttcaaacctaTCAGCCGGTTGGGAAACTACAACTGTCACCAAACTCCGGTAAGAAGACTTATTTACCGGAGGTAGATGAATCGCTTAAGCCGAGGGATAAGATGACCTTTGCCACAGTGAACAACGCATTCTTCTTTTATCAGAAGTATGCAATGGCTTCAGGCTTCACTGCCAGGAAGTCTTCTCAATACACACATCAGGGTGTTATAAAATCAAAATGGTTTGTTTGCTCAAAGGAGGGGACTAAACCTTTTAAAACGATCGATACATCTAAAAAGATTGACACCTCAAATCACGGCTCAAAGAGGAAATCTGTTCGACGTGTTCCTTCTATAAGGACTGGGTGCAAAGCACGTATGTGTATAAAGTTAATGCCTTCGAATCTATATGAGGTATCTTCTTTCATTGAGGCACATAATCATTTTTTTGTTGCTGAGGAAGATAGGCATCTACTTCCCTCTAACCGAGGTATGAACCATATGCAAGAGCAAGCCGTTAACGCGTTGAGTGCCTTGAACATTGGCCCTGTGAAAGCGTTTAATATCATAAGGACATTGTATGGTGGGTTTGACAAGGTTGGGGCAACCAAAAACGATTTTAAAAATTTCAAGCGAGACCTGAACAGGTATATATCGGAGTTTGATGCTGATATGATGATTAAACGGCTTTTGAGGAAGAAAGAGTACATGCCTAACTTTTCAATGGAGTATATAACAGACGAGAATGGAGTTTTAAGGGGTTTGTTTTGGGCAGATGAAGATGCCAAAAGGAATTTTTCTGTGTTTGGTGATGTTGTTTCATTTGATGCCACATATCGTCGTAACAAGTAAATTTcgtaattattatatttattttgggTTTTACAGCTTATTTTTTCTTAAGTATGTGTAATTCATTTTTATGGTGTTTTTATTCCGTATTTGTTTTTTAGGTACAACATGATGTTTGTTCCATTTACCGGCATCGACAATCACAATCGCAATGTTACTCTTGGTGCCGCAATAATAGGGAACGAAACTGCTGAAACTTATAGTTGGTTGCTAAATGTGTTTCGTCAAGCATTTGGCCGTGCCCCTCCGGTGATTGTCACAGATCAAGACCCAGCCATGAAGAAGGCTATCGAAGATACATGGCCCGAGAGTAGACATAGGCTATGCATGTGGCACATCATGGACAAGCTTTCTGCTAAGGTGTTTAGTTGTTCATCCTTTTAACCTTTTCATACTactttttaaatactttttggtgaTTATGGTGTTATATGTTTATTCAATGGTGTTTTAGGTTGGTGCTTCAGTCTGCAATAATACAGATTTCAAAAAGAGGCTGTGTGCCATTGTGTGGACCGATTCAATTATACCAGATAAGTTTGAAAGTGAGTGGGCTACCATAATGAACGATTTTAACTTGGTTGATCATGAGTGGCTGCAGTCAATTTACCAAATCAGGGATACTTGGATACCAGCTTATTATCGTGAGGAGGTCATGTCCGGGCTTATGCGTACCTCTTCTCGTTCCGAGAGCGAGAACCATTTCTTTGGACAGTTCTGTAACCGGGGTTGCACACTTGTCGAATTTCTCGGGCATTTTGATTCTGCTATTGAAGCTCAGAGACATGAGCACAGGAAGAATGACCATGACACCAGAAATACCAACGCTGAAATATTTGATGAAGAATTTGTTTTGGAGGATCAAGCGTCCAGGATATTCACACGCACTATATTTTTTGACCAGCAGTTGGAGATACAACACGGTACACACAGATGTGCTATCGGAAAGTGGGAAGACATTGGTGATTTCGTTAACTTTTTTGTGAAGGACTGGGAACAACTATGCACTACTTTCTTCGAGGTATACACATGATGTTTTGTAGTGTTATTCTTGAAATTTGtatagatcttggtgatttccaGTTGCACATGGTGTTTTATAGTGTTATTTTTAAGACAGCTTTATAATTTCGAATGGTGTTTTATAGGTTATGATGCGGGAGGCCGACATGACTGTGTATTGTACATGCAAAAGATTTGAACAGTTTGGGTTGTTGTGCTCACACATCTTTTGTGTGCTAAGGATGCTTGACATTAGGGAGTTTCCACAACGCTATATATTACGACGTTGGACTCGGGAGGCTGTTCCAAATAGTACCCCTGGTGCTATTCTAGGTATCAATGAGACTGAGGATCGTTATAATGAAGTTAACCGTGTTGTACGTGAGATCACATATTCTACAGAGTCGGTTATTAATCAGCTTGTCACCAACTTTGATGCGCTATGCTCGTTCAGGGATCATGTTGTTAATTATTTCAAAACTGCTGATGAGTCTGTCGTCAATGCTCCACCTAAGAGCCGTCGTGATAGGTTTGCAGAAATTACTGGTAACACAAAACCATCAGAAGCAACCGTTCGTGTTCCCATTGGAACAAGATTCAAAGGTATGGGTAAGCCTAAACGGATGAAGTCCAAACGTGAAATTGCAGTAAGTCAGTTGGGTAAAAAGAGCCGTCAATGTCAAAACTGTTTTAGATACGGTCATAATAGACGTTCTTGCAAAAACCCTACCCGGACTAAAGAACAAGCTATGGCCGAGGATGACGGTGAAGGAGCTGATGAAGGTGACGAGGAGGAAGATGAATGGGAGGAAGTTGAAGAAGATATGGATGAACAAGATGAGGATGCATTAGACGGGGAGGATGGGGAAGAGGAGTAGTAAGTTATTTAGAGATATCAAAAAATTTCGTTATTTTTAACGTACTTCCATCTTGTTTCGTACATTGCTaggtttttttatcttttttcgTATTCGCATACACTCATGGTTTTAATTTTGTTTGATTATGGTCGAATTTTAATATTACCAGTCACAATGGTTTATATTTTGTTTCTGTTAAATTCGTGTGTTTTATTATGTAATTTTGAAATTTGATTAGTATTTTTTGTGGTTCATGGTGTCATTATTATGCATGTTGATCAgggtgttattattattattgttcagGATGTTATTTGTTAATTCCAGTTTCAGGTTGTTATTTTTGGTGTTATTTGTTAATTTCAGTCCTATGTGTAAAAACTTTTTGTCCTCACTCAGATATTTATTCTAAGCCGGCGGTTTTATGTGTGTttaaaagagttttttttttttgttaatggtGTTATTTGTTAACGCAAGTTGACTATTGTTAATTTGTCTGTAtagaaataattatttttttaattttgcaGAACCATGGTGTTTTTAATTGTACAGGGTGTTATTATTGATGTTCATATGTTCAGGGTGATTTACTTATGTAAGTGTAGCGTTATTGTGTTATTTACATAAGTATAGTGTCTTAATTGTGCAGGTTGCAAAGGAGTTGGtatttttatttacatttttagcATGATCATCATTTACTTTGTGAAAAAACTATCTGCCCAATACGCGTTCTTATTTGTGCCGGAAATTGTAATATTATTTGATTAAAACACGGAACTTTGTCATAGTAAAACTTACATAATAGACcacaactttgtcaaaacactaACACATCTTATAATCTATATTTCCCAAAATATTTGTCAAGTAACAAAAAGATTAACTTGTTCTGCTGTCTACTTACTCTTCAGCTCCCAACCTTCCAGTAATCCGATCAAACGCATTCTCGGCCATTCTCAACCTATCATCCTCGTCCAAAAGTGCATAATCTTGTACTTCCTTTTCCACAACTCCCCGTTCCGTGTTCACATCGCTTAGGAGCATTTTTGAGAGGTACTTCTTACGCAGATCCTCGATTTCGCGTGCTTGATCAGGCAAAACCACGTTGTTAACGTCCCTCTCATTCGATAAACAACACATCCACTGTGCATTGTGTGTTCCTATTCAATACCAAACCATCAGAATTGTTCATATTTCGTGtacatttattttaattaattttttaataaaCAGAAATATAAACGCGATTACCATTGTAAGTTTCCATATGCCGCATAAGGAAAATACCACAGTCGATACCATTGTAAAGTGTTTGCCATGGCAACTCTAGTCGAACTGGTTGTGTATTCCTTAGCTGTGCAGCGATTTTTGGATGCATTGGTCTTAGATACCGACAAAATGTACTTATCTGCAGATACAAATTATCGTTGTAAAAAacttaatttttttattgttacGGTAGCTGTATAAGTATAAACATACCATCTTCTCCACATTTCCATGATATCTCTCCAATCCTGCAGCACCTTCTATGTTGTCAATAATATAGACATCTTTTGTTTTCAAGTTGAAAAACAGCAGATAGTAATGCCGCCCGGTCAACATGGGTATAAACACCATCTCAAAGTTGCCTTTAAATACCTTTGGTCCCGTTGAATCAAGCACAGCTTTCATGTTGTTTGTAAATTCTGCTAATCGTGCATCTTCGGACAACGCGAAATCTTTTTCCAGCTGTGGTGTTATTCAGGCGAACAAAAAATGAAATTATGGTGTTAAGTCAAGAACTCACAATAACATAGATATCTTTTTTAAATCCTATTCCAGATTTGGTGTTTTCCaggtaaacaaacaaacaatctgTGTTATTTACATAAACATGGTGGTAAGTTAATACATGCTGCTATTTAACTATAATCACTATTAAATTAAGAATTCATAATAACATAATAACATAATTCTGTTAAATTAAGAATTCATAATAACATAATTCTGTTATTTAACTATAATCACTATTAAATTAAGAATTCATATTTACATAAACATGGTGGTAAGTTAATACATGCTGTTTAGTTAATACATGCTACTATTTAACTATAATCACAATTAAGTGTTATTCAGTAATTTGTGGTGTTATTTAGATACATAAAGTGTTATTCAGTAAACTGTGGTGTTATTTTGGTAAAATACAGTGTTATTTATTAAACTGTGGTGTTATTTAGAAATATAAAGTGTTATTAACTAACGATGTTTCGGTATAAGTAACTGTGGTGTTATTTAGAATTCACAATAACATAATTCTGCTATTTAAACCCTTTTCCAGCTATTGTGTTATTTTACATAAACATGGTGTTATTTAACTATAATCACATGATACAGTCTGCAGAAATTAAACTTACTAGCATTCCGGCGTTGCAGAATAACTTTGTTGCTGTCCCCATCCTATTTTTTTCTTCATGGTTCAGCAACGCGGCCCAGGC
It encodes:
- the LOC110899160 gene encoding protein FAR1-RELATED SEQUENCE 5-like, which translates into the protein MSFGVGFGRIIFARFQTYQPVGKLQLSPNSGKKTYLPEVDESLKPRDKMTFATVNNAFFFYQKYAMASGFTARKSSQYTHQGVIKSKWFVCSKEGTKPFKTIDTSKKIDTSNHGSKRKSVRRVPSIRTGCKARMCIKLMPSNLYEVSSFIEAHNHFFVAEEDRHLLPSNRGMNHMQEQAVNALSALNIGPVKAFNIIRTLYGGFDKVGATKNDFKNFKRDLNRYISEFDADMMIKRLLRKKEYMPNFSMEYITDENGVLRGLFWADEDAKRNFSVFGDVVSFDATYRRNKYNMMFVPFTGIDNHNRNVTLGAAIIGNETAETYSWLLNVFRQAFGRAPPVIVTDQDPAMKKAIEDTWPESRHRLCMWHIMDKLSAKVGASVCNNTDFKKRLCAIVWTDSIIPDKFESEWATIMNDFNLVDHEWLQSIYQIRDTWIPAYYREEVMSGLMRTSSRSESENHFFGQFCNRGCTLVEFLGHFDSAIEAQRHEHRKNDHDTRNTNAEIFDEEFVLEDQASRIFTRTIFFDQQLEIQHGTHRCAIGKWEDIGDFVNFFVKDWEQLCTTFFEVMMREADMTVYCTCKRFEQFGLLCSHIFCVLRMLDIREFPQRYILRRWTREAVPNSTPGAILGINETEDRYNEVNRVVREITYSTESVINQLVTNFDALCSFRDHVVNYFKTADESVVNAPPKSRRDRFAEITGNTKPSEATVRVPIGTRFKGMGKPKRMKSKREIAVSQLGKKSRQCQNCFRYGHNRRSCKNPTRTKEQAMAEDDGEGADEGDEEEDEWEEVEEDMDEQDEDALDGEDGEEE